A window of Sebastes umbrosus isolate fSebUmb1 chromosome 3, fSebUmb1.pri, whole genome shotgun sequence contains these coding sequences:
- the polq gene encoding DNA polymerase theta isoform X2, which yields MSSSGPLKKKSYMGQHQIKKKKGFQAPDEPPEGDRLLQKKQLISGKTNMSKDSFMDGGAVFPLGESTLALDEEMLQVLDAVDPVKPAANNSCPTTVNRDVQEEPASSSAVFARAPQPTGPHRAPSNQGRVCGRSNQRPGWSADCKDLAQRLLFSEDSEEVGHAQRGIQHPSPAPTCINGRSCQEMKNTQQAGSSTKQTSRRKSSPRSKDKSGSNTNADPPLDASRDYILFSPTRLAAARKRAKLQASLQNQSASVLTVPSGLDVSPLSDALPQPGIALCAPAGQAEKLLLCSWGLPKPVLERYQKHGVTHMFEWQAQCLTVGQVLQGGNLVYSAPTSAGKTLVSELLMLKRVLETKRKALFILPFVSVVKEKMHYLQSVFEEAGVRVEGYMGSTSAAGGFKALDVAVCTIEKANSLINRLIEEDNMALLGMVVVDELHMVGDSGRGYLLELLLTKIRYIAQKQNTTGSLSEGVQIIGMSATLPNLSLLASWLGAELYQTDYRPVPLHEHLKVGCNIYDKSLSVIRQFTPALHVKGDDDHIVSLCYETVREGRSVLLFCPSKNWCEKLADSIAREFYNIRHTDRQGEAEPQPVCLDREGLVDVVAQLRRTPAGLDPILQRTVPWGVAFHHAGLTFDERDVLEGAFRQGMVRVLAATSTLSSGVNLPARRVIIRTPTFNGHLLDPLTYKQMAGRAGRQGVDTTGESVLVCKEAERQKGISLLTGALQPISSCLVRREGEGVTTSMLRAILEIIVGGVASTPQDVKSYALCSLLAASMTRDGKKESNEETNKGAIEACVEWLMENEFISIQKDGQEERYCPTQLGGATLSSSLSPPEALGIFADLQRAMKGFVLENDLHILYLITPLYAEWTTIDWYQFFCLWEQLSSSMKRVAELVGVQEGFLARSVGGKLVAKTEKQRRQMAIHKRFFTTLVLQDLVNEVPLGTVASKYNCNRGQLQSLQQSASTYAGMVTVFCKRLGWHNMELLLSQYQTRLSFGVQRELVDLVRVSLLNATRARALYAQGLCTVAELARATVADVEKALRNAVPFKSSKRAVDESEMEAAERRSLRCVWVTGGRALTEQEAAVEIVSEARLLLREDLARLGVQWDPTTLPPEAPAVNDPDDADASSVSCLSSHEAQVDSNTDHQEGDRVKKSESKDIDRHGGENKEEDKREKAEGEANREDAKSRPEDTLAKEQRKVDRTEPEVRQTSSEVSVERGNNETNKGLLMANDTEDPDAKRERQKHTRSKQEEEACKKAEPKEEETTKDIVSVRPESPQANRPVPERSLTQELAEIVSSPLLRPRPRPPPSPSPMPPPRFRAPISRVEIQHSDPARKSRGDGASPVHPGRLKHSRALSKILHSIQTDKSLQDNVEAAQTSHSKPSMVSSAQNTAPAATTVRPPDPVQETPLNVSAPTNADRLDSPLTVSPASVPLFSPEAKRRRMDGGEVDKFSSPELYAGDEGDEEAVKKGEESFGDSFELDTQTERIIAQQACQHRDGNDRDTNQLVETEIREEEMAEAAVEMKKDTHEESNRLEAPDSACPRFNSSLTDSQMELILSHQISPGPGGDNVVDEGGDEDANQAASESVNRSSSFLFDSLYDSSLLAGLSPHQILDQSDEEEPVGQEIRDPLLSTQERRRSELLANQEAEKQEAVQWSESSFNLSEWGDSLLVGEHFLERRSSLKHTERTPEASRHKAQQPDEPKPHQIQPQPATTATTTQNEYDKDKASNNQGHMHNMKQQSNAQNGNKPMNEGGENGKQVETNALMSHNTVLKHPQAPESSFDCSPGLQEIFDRWPSMSDQPWQNTTTGHAAAHTLINAANTAEVADLPQPSIQVDGNGANAQADTAEKDSREEQPLRHDGENVTERPGSVGDLIPPTQETPPVTPRVKLTTSSVQSPLTAQPLSRSTPSTLLPRKPAVTTCPKSRPGHSNKAVVDTKQTNSTSGCSREHQLGEKPVPRSSSKTNPPLHTDQNRSPPRDRASPPSRRPKTPSDAESSPVIDEGFSLQLSQDASLCSSNSGTFSIIDVASDRRLFHTFINEWKTKERYSLALACEKREHRQQPEEEIGGKHKRASAAHQKLHRADGFPVRDSDGLVLIGLSVCWGVRDAYYMSLQQEQSKGLSSSLAPPPLDDDLPVSERLRQVKTCLSGPQGGGVVVTYDIIQVYKMLVLSCGISLEGNCEDPKVACWLVDPGSEERTLPNMVTVYCPEELPLLDGLGNAHAHCPRVRAATKSVLLHSVMNHLTGLLEKDGMLDVFRSVEMPSQVSLALLELNGVGFSVQECERQKHVMQAKLTALESQAYNLAGHSFSLTSIDDIAQVLFLELHLPPNGDVGGPKSKKTLGYTRRGGGGGRVRLGKQFSTTKDVLEKLRPLHPLPGVILEWRRITNALTKVVFPLQREKQYHTTLAMDRIYTIAQTHTATE from the exons ATGAGCAGCTCTGGTCctctgaagaagaagagctACATGGGGCAGCACCAGATCAAGAAGAAAAAAGG tttCCAAGCTCCTGATGAGCCTCCAGAAGGAGACAGGCTGTTGCAGAAAAAACAGCTCATATCAGGCAAAACAAACATGAGCAAAGACAGCTTCATG GATGGAGGAGCCGTGTTCCCACTGGGAGAATCCACATTAGCTCTTGATGAAGAGATGCTGCAGGTGCTGGATGCTGTAGACCCCGTGAAGCCTGCAGCTAACAATTCTTGTCCGACAACAGTCAACAGAGATGTGCAGGAAGAGccagcatcatcatcagctgTCTTTGCCAGAGCACCACAGCCCACAGGACCCCACAGAGCGCCTAGCAACCAGGGGAGAGTGTGTGGGCGTAGTAACCAGAGACCAGGATGGAGCGCTGACTGTAAAGACCTGGCACAGAGGCTCCTCTTCAGTGAGGACTCTGAGGAAGTGGGGCATGCTCAGAGGGGCATCCAGCATCCATCACCAGCTCCAACCTGTATCAATGGGCGATCATGTCAAGAAATGAAAAACACTCAGCAAGCAGGCAGCTCCACCAA GCAGACATCCAGAAGAAAAAGCTCTCCTCGTAGCAAAGACAAAAGTGGGTCGAACACGAACGCCGATCCACCTCTGGATGCGTCCAGGGACTACATCTTGTTCAGCCCCACCCGCCTCGCAGCTGCCAGAAAGAGGGCCAAACTCCAGGCGTCGTTGCAGAACCAGTCCGCCTCCGTGCTCACAGTCCCCAGCGGCTTAGACGTCAGTCCTCTCAGTGACGCTTTACCTCAGCCAG GCATTGCATTGTGTGCTCCCGCGGGGCAAGCCGAGAAGCTGCTGTTATGCAGCTGGGGCTTACCAAAACCCGTCCTGGAGCGCTACCAGAAACACGGAGTAACTCACATGTTCGAATGGCAGGCTCAGTGCCTCACGGTTGGACAGGTGTTGCAGGGAGGTAACCTGGTATACTCTG CCCCCACTAGTGCTGGAAAAACTCTGGTGTCGGAGCTGCTGATGTTGAAGCGTGTGTTGGAGACTAAAAGAAAAGCTCTCTTCATTCTGCCTTTTGTCTCTGTGGTTAAAGAGAAGATGCACTACCTTCAG AGTGTATTTGAAGAGGCAGGAGTCCGCGTGGAGGGATATATGGGCAGCACCTCGGCTGCTGGCGGGTTCAAAGCTCTGGATGTGGCTGTTtgcaccatagaaaaagccaatTCTCTCATTAACAGACTCATTGAAGAGGACAATATGGCTCTACTAG GTATGGTGGTGGTGGACGAGTTACATATGGTTGGAGATTCTGGAAGAGGATACCTGCTAGAACTGCTCTTAACCAAAATCCGCTACATTGCGCAGAAGCAGAACACCACTGG GTCTCTCTCTGAAGGTGTGCAGATCATAGGAATGAGCGCCACTTTGCCTAACCTCTCCCTCCTGGCCAGCTGGTTGGGTGCAGAGCTTTACCAGACAGACTACAGACCCGTACCCCTGCATGAGCACCTCAAAGTGGGCTGCAATATCTATGACAAGAGCCTCTCTGTGATCCGGCAGTTCACTCCTGCACTCCACGTCAAG GGCGACGATGACCACATAGTGAGCTTGTGCTATGAGACAGTGAGAGAGGGCCGCTCTGTGTTGCTGTTCTGCCCCTCGAAGAACTGGTGTGAGAAGCTGGCAGACAGCATCGCCAGAGAGTTCTACAACATCAGACATACTG ATCGTCAGGGCGAAGCAGAGCCTCAGCCGGTGTGTCTGGATCGGGAGGGACTGGTGGATGTTGTCGCCCAGTTGAGACGAACTCCAGCTGGTTTAGACCCCATCCTCCAGCGAACGGTGCCATGGGGGGTGGCCTTCCACCACGCTG GTTTGACATTTGATGAGCGTGATGTGCTGGAGGGAGCTTTTCGTCAGGGCATGGTCAGAGTCCTGGCCGCCACCTCTACCCTCTCCTCGGGGGTTAATCTCCCAGCTCGCAGGGTCATCATTCGAACCCCTACCTTCAACGGACACTTGTTGGACCCGCTCACGTACAAACAGATGGCTGGACGAGCGGGTAGACAAGGAGTAGACACAACAG GTGAGAGCGTGCTGGTGTGTAAGGAGGCAGAGCGTCAGAAAGGTATCAGTCTCCTTACGGGTGCTCTTCAGCCAATCAGCTCCTGCCTGGTGAGAAGGGAGGGAGAAGGCGTCACCACCAGCATGCTGCGAGCCATCCTAGAG ATCATTGTCGGAGGCGTAGCCAGCACTCCACAGGATGTGAAGTCATACGCTCTGTGCTCACTACTGGCTGCCAGCATGACCCGTGACGGCAAAAAAGAATCAAATGAAGAGACCAACAAAGGAGCTATTGAGGCCTGTGTTGAGTGGCTGATGGAGAACGAATTTATCAGTATCCAGAAGGACGGACAAG AGGAGCGCTACTGTCCGACTCAACTTGGTGGTGCCACCCTCTCTTCGTCCCTCTCCCCTCCTGAGGCTCTGGGAATATTTGCAGATCTCCAGCGGGCCATGAAGGGCTTTGTACTGGAAAACGACTTGCACATTCTGTATCTG ATCACCCCGTTGTACGCCGAGTGGACCACCATAGACTGGTATCAGTTCTTCTGTCTGTGGGAGCAGCTCTCTTCATCGATGAAGAGAGTAGCGGAGCTGGTGGGCGTCCAGGAGGGTTTTCTCGCAAGATCTGTCGGTGGCAAACTCGTCGCCAAGACAGAGAAGCAGCGTAGACAGATGGCTATTCATAAACG GTTTTTCACAACCCTCGTGCTACAGGATCTGGTGAATGAGGTGCCTTTGGGAACAGTGGCATCCAAATACAACTGCAATCGTGGGCAGTTACAGTCTCTCCAGCAGTCTGCCTCTACATACGCAG GTATGGTAACAGTGTTCTGCAAGCGTCTGGGCTGGCACAAcatggagctgctgctgtcccAGTACCAGACCAGGCTGAGCTTCGGAGTCCAGAGGGAGCTGGTCGACCTCGTCAGAGTTTCCCTCCTGAACGCGACTAGAGCCAGAGCGCTGTACGCACAAGGCCTCTGTACCGTCGCTGAACTAGCCAGGGCCACTGTGGCTGATGTGGAGAAAGCCCTGAGGAATGCTGTCCCATTTAAGAG CTCTAAGCGCGCAGTGGACGAGAGCGAGATGGAGGCCGCCGAGAGACGGAGCCTCCGCTGCGTCTGGGTGACCGGCGGTCGGGCCCTGACGGAGCAGGAGGCCGCTGTTGAGATTGTGTCTGAGGCGAGGCTCCTCCTACGGGAAGATCTGGCTCGGTTAGGAGTTCAGTGGGACCCGACAACTCTTCCTCCTGAGGCTCCTGCTGTAAACGATCCCGATGATGCAGACGCCTCATCTGTCTCATGTCTCAGCTCACATGAAGCACAGGTCGACAGCAATACAGATCACCAGGAAGGAGACAGGGTCAAGAAAAGTGAGAGTAAAGATATTgacagacatggaggagagaataAGGAAGAAGATAAACGTGAGAAAGCAGAAGGAGAAGCCAACAGAGAGGATGCGAAGTCCAGGCCCGAAGACACGTTAGCAAAGGAGCAAAGAAAGGTAGACAGGACAGAGCCAGAAGTCAGACAAACGAGTAGTGAAGTGTCAGTGGAAAGAGGAAACAACGAGACAAATAAAGGATTATTAATGGCAAATGACACGGAAGATCCCGATgcaaaaagagaaagacaaaagcACACAAGGTCAAAGCAAGAAGAGGAAGCATGCAAGAAAGCAGAGCCAAAAGAAGAGGAGACAACTAAAGACATCGTCTCAGTCAGACCAGAGAGTCCTCAAGCTAATCGTCCCGTTCCTGAGAGGAGCCTGACACAGGAGCTGGCTGAAATCGTATCCAGTCCCCTGCTTCGACCAAGGCCACGTCCTCCGCCCTCTCCTTCCCCAATGCCTCCTCCTCGGTTTAGAGCTCCAATATCCCGAGTAGAAATACAACACAGTGATCCTGCAAGGAAATCAAGAGGAGATGGAGCCTCACCTGTGCATCCAGGTAGACTGAAGCACTCGAGAGCCTTAAGCAAAATCCTACACTCTATACAAACTGACAAAAGCCTGCAAGATAATGTAGAGGCTGCACAGACGTCACACTCAAAACCCTCGATGGTTTCTTCAGCCCAAAATACAGCGCCTGCAGCAACAACAGTTCGACCTCCTGACCCCGTGCAAGAAACCCCTCTCAATGTTTCTGCACCTACAAATGCAGACAGGTTAGACTCTCCTCTGACCGTCTCTCCTGCCTCCGTCCCCTTATTCTCTCCTGAGGCAAAGCGGAGACGGATGGACGGCGGAGAGGTAGATAAGTTTTCATCTCCCGAGCTGTACGCAGGAGACGAGGGAGATGAAGAAGCTGTtaaaaaaggagaagagagtTTCGGCGACAGCTTTGAATTGGACACTCAGACAGAAAGAATCATCGCTCAACAGGCATGCCAACACAGAGATGGGAATGATAGAGATACGAATCAGTTGGTAGAAACAGAgataagagaggaggagatggcagAAGCAGCTGTAGAGATGAAGAAGGACACACATGAGGAAAGTAACAGGCTTGAAGCCCCTGACAGTGCATGTCCCAGATTCAATAGTTCTCTCACAGATAGCCAGATGGAGCTCATCCTCAGCCACCAG ATTTCTCCTGGTCCAGGTGGTGATAATGTAGTAGACGAAGGTGGTGATGAGGATGCCAATCAGGCTGCTTCCGAGAGTGTCAACAGAAGCAGCAGCTTCCTGTTCGACAGCCTGTACGACAGCTCTCTGCTGGCCGGTTTGAGCCCGCATCAGATCCTCGACCAATCGGACGAAGAGGAGCCTGTTGGCCAGGAGATCAGAGACCCTCTTCTGTCAACCCAGGAGCGAAGACGCAGCGAGCTTCTCGCCAATCAGGAGGCGGAAAAGCAGGAGGCAGTCCAATGGAGCGAATCCTCCTTCAACTTGTCGGAGTGGGGCGACTCGCTGCTGGTGGGCGAACACTTTCTGGAGAGGCGGAGctcactcaaacacacagagagaactcCAGAAGCCAGTCGTCATAAAGCACAGCAGCCAGACGAACCTAAACCCCATCAGATACAGCCACAACCCGCCACTACAGCTACCACAACTCAAAATGAGTATGACAAGGATAAAGCCAGTAATAATCAAGGCCATATGCACAACATGAAACAGCAAAGTAATGCACAAAATGGCAATAAGCCGATGAATGAAGGGGGTGAAAATGGAAAGCAAGTAGAGACAAATGCTTTAATGTCACATAATACCGTTTTAAAACACCCACAAGCACCTGAAAGCTCTTTTGATTGCAGCCCTGGTTTACAAGAGATCTTTGACCGTTGGCCTAGTATGTCTGACCAGCCCTGGCAAAACACCACAACAGGCCACGCAGCCGCTCATACACTCATAAATGCTGCAAATACAGCAGAAGTTGCCGATCTACCTCAGCCCTCAATACAGGTGGACGGAAACGGGGCAAATGCACAGGCTGATACTGCTGAGAAAGATTCTCGAGAGGAACAACCCTTGAGACATGACGGTGAGAATGTAACGGAGAGACCGGGCTCTGTTGGCGATCTTATCCCCCCAACTCAGGAAACGCCACCCGTCACACCCAGAGTAAAACTGACGACCTCCTCCGTCCAGTCGCCTCTCACCGCTCAGCCACTCAGCCGGTCGACTCCCTCAACCCTCCTGCCACGGAAACCAGCAGTCACAACGTGTCCTAAGTCTCGCCCAGGACACAGTAATAAAGCTGTTGTTGACACTAAACAGACTAATTCTACATCAGGTTGCAGCCGTGAACACCAGCTGGGAGAGAAACCTGTTCCACGCTCAAGTTCAAAAACAAACCCCCCGCTACACACCGACCAGAATCGCAGCCCTCCCCGAGACCGCGCTTCTCCACCATCCCGCCGGCCGAAGACTCCCTCTGACGCAGAATCATCACCCGTGATTGACGAAGGCTTCTCTCTTCAGCTGTCCCAGGATGCATCGCTCTGTTCCAGCAACTCCGGCACCTTCTCCATCATAGACGTGGCGAGTGACAGGCGCCTCTTCCACACTTTCATTAATGAGTGGAAAACAAAGGAGCGGTACTCTCTGGCTTTGGCCTGTGAGAAGAGGGAGCACAGACAGCAGCCTGAGGAGGAAATAGGAGGGAAACATAAGAGAG CATCAGCAGCTCACCAGAAGCTCCACAGGGCTGATGGTTTTCCAGTAAGAGACAGTGATGGACTGGTGTTGATTggactgtctgtctgctggggAGTTAGAGATGCATACTACATGTCTCTGCAGCAAGAGCAGAGCAAAG GTTTGAGCTCCAGTCTGGCCCCTCCCCCACTGGATGATGATTTGCCAGTAAGTGAGAGGTTGCGGCAGGTGAAGACCTGTCTGAGCGGGCCTCAAGGAGGAGGTGTTGTTGTCACGTATGACATCATTCAGGTGTACAAGATGCTAGTCCTGAGCTGTGGCATCAGCTTGGAGGGAAACTGTGAAGATCCAAAG GTTGCGTGCTGGCTGGTGGACCCTGGCAGCGAGGAGAGGACTCTACCCAACATGGTGACGGTCTACTGTCCTGAAGAGTTACCTCTGCTGGACGGACTTGGGAATGCGCATGCACACTGTCCTCGTGTCAGGGCGGCGACCAAGAGTGTGCTCTTACACTCCGTCATGAACCATCTCACTGGCCTGCTAGAGAAGGACGGCATGCTCG